One window of Geotoga petraea genomic DNA carries:
- a CDS encoding 1-phosphofructokinase family hexose kinase, translating to MIFSLTMNPSLDRFLYVDELKSDDTIRVKKVNDYPAGKGIDVSRVIEELGGETAAISILGGEAGEQILYMLQDEGVITIPVWIKTETRTNVMIETKSEQFRMSLPTYEIKGEDIEMIKEIVEKFVKKDTSIVISGSLPNGLKSSFYSNIISDLKKDHIKVYFDADGEKLREGLKSKPHCIKPNLHEFERLIDKKLLSKTQIIDEGIKARKNFDLGILLISLGSEGALAFSEDGVYECKPLEIEVDSSVGSGDSFLAAFVYYKEQLNLSTEESLRAANAAGAATAMTPGTELLHKKDFLALYKKSIVEKVNL from the coding sequence TTGATTTTTTCTTTAACTATGAATCCATCTTTAGACAGGTTTTTATATGTAGACGAATTAAAATCTGATGACACAATAAGAGTTAAAAAGGTAAATGATTACCCTGCAGGAAAAGGTATAGATGTTTCGAGAGTAATTGAAGAATTAGGTGGAGAAACCGCAGCTATTTCTATTCTTGGAGGAGAAGCGGGTGAACAAATATTGTATATGCTTCAAGACGAAGGTGTTATAACCATACCAGTTTGGATAAAAACCGAAACAAGAACAAATGTTATGATCGAAACGAAATCTGAACAATTTAGAATGAGCCTTCCAACTTATGAGATTAAAGGCGAAGATATTGAAATGATCAAAGAAATTGTGGAAAAATTTGTTAAAAAAGATACTAGCATAGTTATTTCTGGTAGTCTTCCAAATGGCTTAAAAAGTTCTTTTTATTCTAATATAATCTCTGATCTTAAAAAAGATCATATTAAAGTTTATTTTGATGCCGATGGAGAAAAACTCAGAGAAGGCTTAAAATCAAAACCACATTGTATAAAGCCTAATTTACACGAATTTGAAAGGTTAATAGATAAAAAATTACTTTCAAAAACTCAAATAATAGATGAAGGAATTAAAGCAAGAAAAAATTTTGATCTTGGAATACTATTAATATCTCTTGGTTCTGAAGGGGCTTTGGCTTTTTCAGAAGATGGTGTCTATGAGTGTAAGCCATTAGAAATAGAAGTAGATAGCTCAGTTGGTTCTGGAGATTCTTTTCTCGCTGCTTTTGTCTATTATAAAGAGCAACTAAATTTATCGACTGAGGAATCTCTTAGAGCAGCAAATGCTGCTGGTGCTGCTACAGCTATGACTCCTGGAACTGAATTGCTACATAAAAAAGATTTTTTAGCATTATATAAAAAATCAATTGTAGAAAAAGTTAACTTATAA
- a CDS encoding efflux RND transporter periplasmic adaptor subunit, giving the protein MKKVFLIIIVIIVAVLSVFFIINTNRNTEENTAQNNIQNIFTTYTIENSEIGDYIEITGTVEADERNVLSEVSGKIIDLYVEKGQKVSEGDLLVKFEDLEYRIAYLNDLRNYELAINDSSRIKEIKELQLELSKRNLENTELKSPVNGTISEVYIGEDDFVPTNQKIISIVDTNSLRIESVVDEIDLSKVQVGMEALVEFDQLNVSIPAKITLINPVAVNSGGLTTIPIELEFSEDANKYGVIPGITGNVKLIILNAENEIVIPTNALNQDANGNYFVFLKTENEPKKINIEIGDKTDDKAIVKSGLNFGQTLIIYPDEEELQRLENKYNGSNMPFIPGQGASRNSPGGGNQ; this is encoded by the coding sequence TTGAAAAAAGTTTTTTTAATTATAATAGTAATTATTGTTGCTGTTCTTTCAGTATTTTTTATAATCAACACAAACAGAAATACAGAAGAAAACACAGCTCAGAATAATATACAAAATATATTTACAACTTATACAATAGAAAACAGTGAAATTGGGGATTATATTGAAATAACTGGCACAGTTGAAGCAGATGAAAGAAATGTTCTTTCAGAAGTTTCAGGGAAAATAATTGATTTATATGTCGAAAAAGGCCAAAAAGTAAGTGAAGGAGATCTTTTAGTAAAATTTGAAGATTTAGAATATAGAATTGCTTATTTAAATGACCTTAGAAACTATGAATTAGCTATTAATGACAGCTCTCGAATAAAAGAAATAAAAGAACTTCAATTAGAATTATCAAAAAGAAATTTAGAAAATACTGAATTGAAATCCCCAGTTAATGGAACGATTAGTGAAGTTTATATTGGTGAAGACGATTTTGTTCCTACCAATCAAAAAATTATAAGTATAGTTGATACAAATTCATTGAGAATTGAAAGCGTTGTCGATGAAATAGACCTATCAAAAGTACAAGTTGGGATGGAAGCTTTAGTAGAATTTGATCAATTGAACGTTTCAATCCCAGCAAAAATCACATTAATAAATCCAGTTGCTGTTAATTCTGGTGGATTAACCACCATACCTATTGAATTAGAATTCTCTGAAGATGCTAACAAATACGGAGTTATTCCTGGTATCACTGGTAATGTAAAATTAATTATATTGAATGCAGAAAACGAAATTGTAATACCAACAAATGCTTTGAACCAAGATGCAAATGGTAATTATTTTGTATTTTTAAAAACTGAAAACGAACCAAAAAAAATTAATATTGAAATAGGAGATAAAACTGATGATAAAGCCATAGTTAAATCAGGTTTGAATTTTGGTCAAACTTTAATAATTTATCCTGATGAAGAAGAACTACAAAGATTAGAAAATAAATATAATGGCTCAAACATGCCATTCATTCCAGGTCAAGGTGCATCTAGAAATTCTCCAGGCGGTGGGAATCAATGA
- a CDS encoding sensor histidine kinase, giving the protein MAFIISFCSAIIINIIFLSIYSKLTFEYRENSINKVLDNLELHTEKGQDLTEVLNDFVNNFDLGNGAIGIIDKEKNLIASNQSINNIAFDRFNFDEFNIENNNFLEFTFYNFKPDPPIRPAVRREQYIYIPFVVNNNQYYLIIDFEPGKTIGMLLNRDTMFFTSMIFSIIIFLIIFYLITNKKIKYINEISKEISKKSIGKLDHKIEIKGSDEIAEIAKNINYMSEEINHQIENERKAEKEKYELISNISHDLRTPLTSVIGYLDLINNANFEDENQLKEYSNIAHKKSIKIKELVDDLFEFTKYNNKDIKFSKMRVNLNDFIEQFIYEMADYEKKYNKKIKKHFNKEDVFVELDPQLYFRVFQNLCINAFKYSKDNSDIDIYVNENTKEIYITISNYINEGEDIDVDKIFNRFYKEDKSRNTNKGGSGLGLSIVKSILDIHQHEIIAEKIDNKISFKIIITK; this is encoded by the coding sequence ATGGCTTTTATAATAAGCTTTTGTTCTGCAATAATTATAAACATTATATTTTTGAGTATATATTCAAAACTTACTTTTGAATATAGAGAAAACAGCATAAACAAAGTTTTAGATAATCTTGAATTACACACAGAAAAAGGCCAAGATCTTACTGAAGTTCTAAATGATTTTGTAAATAATTTTGATTTGGGAAATGGTGCGATTGGAATTATTGATAAAGAAAAAAATTTAATAGCTTCCAATCAATCTATTAACAATATAGCTTTTGATAGATTTAATTTTGATGAATTCAACATTGAAAATAACAATTTTTTGGAATTTACCTTTTATAATTTTAAGCCCGATCCACCAATTAGACCAGCTGTTAGAAGAGAACAATACATATATATCCCCTTTGTAGTCAACAATAACCAATATTACCTCATTATTGATTTTGAACCTGGTAAAACTATTGGAATGCTTTTAAATAGAGATACTATGTTTTTCACATCAATGATTTTTTCTATTATAATTTTTCTAATAATATTCTATTTGATTACCAACAAAAAGATAAAATATATTAATGAGATTTCAAAAGAAATATCTAAAAAATCTATTGGAAAATTAGATCATAAGATAGAAATAAAAGGTAGTGACGAAATAGCTGAAATAGCAAAAAATATAAACTATATGTCAGAAGAAATAAACCATCAAATAGAAAACGAAAGAAAAGCAGAAAAAGAAAAATACGAATTGATTTCTAATATATCTCATGATCTTAGAACACCTTTAACTTCTGTTATTGGTTATTTGGACTTGATAAATAATGCTAATTTTGAAGATGAAAATCAATTAAAAGAATATTCAAATATAGCCCACAAAAAATCCATAAAGATCAAAGAATTGGTGGATGATCTTTTTGAATTTACAAAATACAACAACAAAGATATAAAATTTTCCAAGATGAGAGTAAATTTAAACGATTTTATTGAACAATTTATTTATGAAATGGCTGATTATGAAAAAAAATACAACAAAAAAATCAAAAAACATTTCAATAAGGAAGATGTTTTTGTGGAGCTAGATCCTCAACTCTATTTTAGAGTATTTCAAAATTTATGCATAAATGCTTTTAAATATTCTAAAGATAATTCTGATATCGATATCTACGTCAATGAAAATACAAAAGAAATTTATATAACAATATCTAATTATATTAATGAAGGAGAAGATATAGACGTTGATAAAATATTCAATAGATTTTATAAAGAAGATAAATCAAGAAATACAAATAAAGGTGGTTCAGGATTGGGGCTTTCCATAGTAAAAAGTATTTTGGATATACACCAACATGAAATTATAGCAGAAAAAATAGATAACAAAATTTCATTTAAAATAATTATTACAAAATAA
- a CDS encoding ZIP family metal transporter, which yields MENLNVFVLGSLASLIAGLATSLGAIPVLFLKKQPSEKQLDMYLAFASGVMLAATMFSLIVPSIDIGGPLIMVIGVVLGAVTIELFDVFSPHEHFLKGHEGPNTALVKKVWLFVIAITLHNFPEGMAVGVSFGGEMIKNGLVVATAIGIQNIPEGTATAFSFIQAGYSKKRSFFMSTLTGLVEPLGGILGASLVVFMKPALPFFLAFAAGAMLYVISDEIIPETHSHGNERIATFSLIVGFLLMTVLDNTLG from the coding sequence ATGGAAAACTTAAACGTATTTGTTTTAGGAAGTTTAGCTAGTTTAATTGCTGGGTTGGCTACATCCTTAGGAGCGATACCAGTTTTATTTCTGAAAAAACAACCTTCAGAAAAGCAGTTAGATATGTACTTAGCTTTTGCATCAGGGGTAATGCTTGCTGCGACGATGTTTTCTCTAATTGTTCCATCTATCGATATAGGCGGACCTCTAATTATGGTTATAGGTGTTGTTTTAGGAGCGGTTACCATAGAACTATTTGATGTTTTTTCTCCACATGAACATTTTTTAAAAGGCCATGAAGGTCCTAACACTGCTTTAGTAAAAAAGGTTTGGCTATTTGTAATTGCCATAACCTTACACAATTTCCCAGAAGGTATGGCTGTAGGAGTTAGTTTTGGAGGGGAAATGATTAAAAATGGTTTAGTTGTAGCTACTGCAATTGGTATTCAAAATATCCCAGAAGGAACTGCAACGGCATTTTCATTTATACAAGCTGGATATTCTAAAAAGAGATCTTTTTTTATGTCCACTTTAACTGGTTTAGTTGAACCTCTTGGAGGAATATTAGGAGCATCTCTGGTTGTTTTTATGAAACCTGCATTACCTTTTTTCTTAGCTTTTGCAGCTGGAGCTATGTTATATGTTATAAGCGACGAAATAATTCCAGAAACTCACTCCCATGGTAATGAAAGAATCGCAACTTTTTCTTTAATTGTTGGTTTTTTATTAATGACCGTATTAGATAATACTTTAGGATAA
- a CDS encoding TolC family protein: MNFKNIILSLFLIISIFSFSNVNSIIEEKLNESSNYQKSLENFVSTNYSNSIYNNWFQPYLSLSTNQLSGFTITEDGVSDIGLNADINIANFYGVNFGVQIPFEIKTEDNLDFDLKKENISLSITYGLKTEYFSNKLTKESNLLSSQYNLEEVEDSITTTTFKEIFNYYYLKNNIELQNQKLELLQQKYEASELEDEKENLKKQILNQESLILSLKKSFGTINLDFSENLYIDSKSRIKNITENDYDLSIENRKDVEALEIAKEVDKRNTNLWFLPFLPDLNFSFGVRDYENWNWEFGINFQYDIFDRGERLGESLTRKNNISNLEYNEKIDNINRTINNYKNNIESMYLELQIFEIDYENLIEDFQKSEILNNHGYITDIDYKLNQISLELKKLEIENKRNEILLEKLELLNERGLYIRGELD, from the coding sequence TTGAATTTTAAAAATATAATTTTATCTTTATTCTTGATAATTTCCATATTTTCATTTTCTAATGTCAATTCTATCATTGAAGAGAAATTAAATGAAAGCAGTAATTATCAAAAGTCTTTAGAAAACTTTGTTTCAACAAATTACAGTAATTCTATATATAATAATTGGTTTCAACCTTATTTGAGTTTATCCACCAACCAATTGAGTGGTTTTACAATAACTGAAGATGGCGTTAGTGATATTGGATTAAATGCTGATATTAACATTGCAAATTTTTATGGAGTTAATTTTGGAGTTCAAATACCCTTTGAAATAAAAACAGAAGATAATCTCGATTTTGACTTAAAAAAAGAAAATATAAGTCTATCAATAACATATGGATTGAAAACAGAGTATTTTTCGAATAAATTAACCAAAGAATCCAACCTTTTATCTTCTCAGTATAATCTTGAAGAAGTTGAAGATTCAATTACCACTACCACTTTTAAAGAAATATTTAATTACTACTATTTGAAAAATAACATTGAATTACAAAATCAAAAATTAGAATTATTACAACAAAAGTATGAAGCTTCAGAATTAGAAGATGAAAAAGAAAATTTAAAAAAACAAATTTTAAATCAAGAATCTCTTATTTTGTCTTTGAAAAAATCTTTTGGAACCATTAATTTGGATTTTTCCGAAAATCTATACATTGATTCTAAATCAAGGATAAAAAACATCACTGAAAATGATTATGATTTATCTATTGAAAATAGAAAAGATGTTGAAGCTTTAGAAATAGCAAAGGAAGTAGATAAAAGAAATACTAACTTGTGGTTTTTACCCTTTTTACCAGATTTAAACTTTTCTTTCGGAGTAAGAGACTATGAAAATTGGAACTGGGAGTTTGGAATTAATTTTCAATACGATATTTTTGATAGAGGTGAAAGACTTGGAGAATCTTTAACAAGAAAAAACAATATATCAAATTTAGAATACAATGAAAAAATAGACAATATAAATAGAACAATAAATAACTATAAAAACAACATAGAATCAATGTATCTTGAATTACAGATTTTTGAAATAGACTATGAAAATTTGATAGAAGATTTTCAAAAGTCAGAAATTTTGAATAACCATGGATATATAACTGATATAGATTACAAATTGAATCAGATTAGTCTTGAACTTAAAAAGTTAGAAATTGAAAATAAAAGAAATGAAATTCTTTTAGAAAAACTCGAGTTATTAAATGAAAGAGGCTTATACATTAGAGGTGAATTAGATTGA
- a CDS encoding response regulator transcription factor, which yields MDKNILIIDDEIEIRNLIEIYLKSENYNIFQAENGKQGLDILKKEDIDLIILDLMMPEMNGTDFCIAARKKYDTPIIMLTAKDQDLDIILGLNLGADDYITKPFNPLELIARIKSQLRRSDFNKAKKTKDKNEYIHKGLYLNTITREVKINNEEVTLTPTEFEILKLLLINKGNVMRMDKIYEEVWGNDFMDSKNTVMVHIRKLREKIELDPKNPDFIKTIWGVGYKIEK from the coding sequence ATGGATAAAAATATTTTGATTATTGACGACGAAATTGAAATTAGAAATTTGATAGAAATTTATTTGAAAAGTGAAAACTATAATATTTTTCAAGCAGAAAATGGGAAACAGGGGTTGGATATTCTAAAAAAAGAAGATATAGATTTGATAATTCTTGATTTGATGATGCCTGAGATGAATGGAACTGATTTTTGTATCGCTGCCAGAAAAAAATATGATACACCAATTATTATGTTGACAGCAAAAGACCAAGATTTAGATATTATTCTTGGACTCAATCTTGGTGCAGATGATTACATCACAAAACCTTTTAATCCTCTTGAATTAATTGCAAGAATAAAATCACAACTAAGAAGATCAGATTTCAATAAAGCGAAAAAAACAAAGGATAAAAATGAATATATTCATAAAGGGCTCTATTTGAACACTATTACAAGGGAAGTTAAGATTAACAACGAAGAAGTAACCCTTACCCCTACAGAATTTGAAATTTTAAAACTTTTGTTGATAAATAAAGGAAACGTTATGAGAATGGACAAAATTTACGAAGAAGTTTGGGGAAATGACTTCATGGATTCCAAAAATACCGTTATGGTTCACATTAGAAAATTGAGGGAAAAAATTGAGTTAGATCCCAAAAATCCTGATTTCATTAAGACCATATGGGGAGTTGGATATAAAATTGAAAAATAA
- a CDS encoding ABC transporter permease, which translates to MEILRETIRSLVSNKMRTFLSMLGIIIGITSVIAVISLGQGTTQNLTDTVSSLGSNVLIITPGRTTIRAGTSSSNNTLTVNDANDIKNYAPSVKSTAPVLQGSFLLKNNDLNINSTLLSSNNDVFSILKLELSDGRFYNFEDIEQKRNVMVIGYEIANELFPNENPIGKNISVMQNVSNSFTRKINFEIIGVIKETGSKLLYNIDTTVLIPISTGDARLFQTNGNVPQILASAQSQELSNSAQIEIDTILYNKFGSESFNIMSQDAILDVIGNITGIMSFILVAIAAISLVVGGIGIMNIMLVSVSERTKEIGIKMAIGASRRRILFEFIFESIAITFIAGIIGIIFGILLSNGIASLAREYSLSALISWQSILSSFGISVAVGLFFGIYPANKASKLSPIEALRYE; encoded by the coding sequence ATGGAAATACTTAGAGAAACTATTAGATCATTAGTATCTAACAAAATGAGAACATTTTTATCCATGTTAGGAATAATTATAGGAATTACATCCGTTATTGCTGTTATTTCTTTAGGACAGGGAACAACTCAAAATTTAACTGATACTGTTTCTTCCCTTGGTTCAAATGTACTAATAATAACACCTGGGAGAACAACTATCAGAGCAGGCACCAGTTCTTCAAACAACACTTTGACAGTAAATGATGCTAATGACATAAAAAATTACGCTCCAAGTGTTAAATCAACCGCACCAGTTCTACAAGGATCATTTTTGCTAAAAAATAATGATTTGAATATAAATTCAACTCTTTTATCTTCAAATAATGATGTTTTTTCTATTCTAAAATTAGAATTGTCTGATGGAAGATTTTATAATTTTGAAGATATCGAGCAAAAAAGAAATGTTATGGTTATAGGATACGAAATAGCAAATGAACTTTTCCCCAATGAAAATCCAATTGGTAAAAACATTTCTGTTATGCAGAATGTCTCAAACTCTTTTACTAGAAAAATCAACTTTGAAATAATAGGTGTCATTAAAGAAACAGGCAGTAAATTGTTATACAACATAGATACTACCGTATTAATACCTATCTCAACTGGAGATGCAAGATTATTTCAAACAAATGGTAATGTTCCACAAATTTTAGCATCGGCACAATCACAGGAACTGTCTAATTCTGCTCAAATTGAAATCGATACTATTTTGTACAACAAATTTGGTTCTGAATCATTTAATATAATGAGTCAAGATGCTATTTTAGATGTTATTGGAAACATTACTGGTATTATGAGCTTTATTCTTGTTGCAATAGCAGCAATTTCTCTTGTTGTTGGCGGCATAGGAATAATGAATATTATGCTTGTATCCGTTTCTGAAAGAACTAAAGAAATAGGAATTAAAATGGCAATAGGTGCAAGTAGAAGAAGAATTCTTTTCGAGTTTATTTTTGAAAGTATTGCTATAACTTTCATTGCAGGAATCATAGGAATTATTTTTGGAATATTATTGTCTAATGGAATAGCCTCTTTAGCAAGAGAATATAGTTTAAGTGCTTTGATAAGTTGGCAGTCCATTTTGAGTTCTTTTGGTATTTCTGTTGCTGTTGGGTTGTTCTTTGGAATATATCCAGCAAATAAAGCTTCAAAATTAAGTCCAATTGAAGCCCTAAGATATGAATAA
- a CDS encoding TolC family protein, with translation MKKGLVTTIVLVVFIFAFTASITDLYHQAKEVSNDYKLIEIDREIALMDYEKAKIESFNKRTDLSAELSYVQNMNNYYSSLKNYYNLINSIVYDYKIAELDLKVLELQIENAEINFNNSEKLYEKNLISENELKNSKISLNDIKNSLVNVKNNFNQKKEEYEKYFDTDLDSIEYEINLDNLNYTDETYVASSLLVKQNKLNLELTKYNFDTLPQNSSQYDKRIAELNVKKSIINLENTVENIEKQNKTSYVNLEAQKNTVNNLYETVSIKLNNLENDQNSFENGLISKTELNQTKIDYYNTLKNLYSNEKNLLNNLINYILNVQVSPEEVMN, from the coding sequence ATGAAAAAAGGATTAGTAACAACAATTGTATTGGTCGTTTTTATTTTTGCTTTTACAGCAAGCATTACAGATTTATATCATCAAGCAAAAGAGGTATCTAACGATTATAAACTTATAGAAATTGATAGAGAAATTGCTTTAATGGATTATGAAAAAGCAAAAATTGAATCTTTTAACAAAAGAACAGATTTATCAGCAGAACTAAGTTATGTTCAAAACATGAATAATTACTATTCATCTTTGAAGAATTATTATAATTTAATAAATTCAATAGTTTATGATTATAAAATAGCAGAATTAGACCTCAAGGTACTAGAATTACAAATTGAAAATGCTGAAATTAATTTTAACAACAGCGAAAAACTATATGAAAAAAATTTAATATCAGAAAATGAACTAAAAAATAGCAAAATATCACTAAATGATATAAAAAACTCTCTTGTTAATGTTAAAAACAATTTTAATCAGAAAAAGGAAGAATACGAAAAATATTTTGACACTGATCTTGATTCAATAGAATATGAAATAAATTTAGATAATTTGAATTATACAGACGAAACTTATGTTGCAAGTTCTCTTTTGGTTAAACAGAATAAACTGAATTTGGAGTTAACAAAGTACAATTTTGATACTTTACCACAAAATAGTTCTCAATATGATAAAAGAATAGCAGAATTAAACGTAAAGAAATCTATAATAAATTTAGAAAATACAGTAGAAAACATTGAAAAACAAAATAAAACTTCTTACGTGAATTTAGAAGCACAGAAAAATACAGTAAATAATTTATATGAAACAGTTTCCATAAAATTAAACAATTTAGAAAATGATCAAAATAGTTTTGAAAATGGTTTAATTTCAAAAACCGAACTAAACCAAACAAAAATAGACTACTACAACACTTTAAAAAATCTTTATTCTAACGAAAAGAATCTTTTAAATAACTTAATCAATTACATATTAAATGTTCAAGTATCTCCGGAGGAGGTAATGAATTGA
- a CDS encoding ABC transporter ATP-binding protein yields the protein MNVMTLKNIRKTYHMGKIDVHALKDISFEVEKGDFTIIIGPSGSGKSTLLQILGGLDRPTSGDVIIERENISNMKDQELAIVRNKKIGFVFQKFNLLSNMTALENVALPMVYAGVGLSERKEKAKELLDLVGLGNRVTHKPNELSGGQQQRVAIARALANDPTFLLADEPTGNLDTKSGIDILKVFHKLHSMGKTLVIVTHDPEMVDEGNKVVKIRDGLIEEVN from the coding sequence ATGAACGTAATGACTCTGAAAAACATCAGAAAAACCTACCATATGGGTAAAATTGATGTTCATGCTTTGAAAGATATAAGCTTTGAAGTAGAAAAAGGTGATTTTACGATTATTATAGGACCTTCTGGATCTGGTAAATCGACCCTTTTGCAAATTTTAGGCGGTTTAGACAGACCTACTTCTGGAGATGTTATTATAGAAAGAGAAAATATATCTAACATGAAAGATCAAGAATTGGCGATAGTTAGAAATAAAAAGATTGGTTTTGTTTTTCAAAAATTTAACTTGCTTAGTAATATGACTGCATTAGAAAATGTTGCATTACCAATGGTTTACGCAGGAGTTGGTTTATCAGAAAGAAAAGAAAAAGCAAAAGAATTGTTAGATCTTGTTGGACTTGGAAATAGGGTTACACATAAACCAAATGAACTATCAGGTGGACAGCAACAAAGAGTTGCCATAGCAAGAGCTCTTGCCAATGACCCTACCTTTTTACTGGCAGATGAACCAACAGGCAACCTTGATACAAAAAGCGGAATAGATATTTTGAAGGTTTTTCATAAATTACATTCTATGGGCAAAACTTTAGTAATAGTTACGCACGATCCAGAAATGGTTGATGAAGGAAATAAAGTCGTTAAAATAAGAGACGGCCTCATTGAAGAGGTGAATTAA
- a CDS encoding asparagine synthetase A, whose protein sequence is MERLEKRKVDTVSLVKSYVENDYYSNLLIIQSSILQSMREFMISEGFLEILPVIISPITDPLNHDIFDASIDYYGYSYSITKSMILQKQVSTLVTDRIFSMSPNLRLELENRYEDKRHLIEFVQMDMEVANAKREEVMDIMERLLIRIISEITVKHTKIIEKYNSGLVIPKKNFKRIRVQDAIEKYGDSYEKILSANAKEPFWLIDIPIMDREFYDKQNPNDPDFLLDFDLIYPFGYGEAISGGEREHEYDQIIKRMDLKGNSKNIFKDYLDLSKEGLLKPTAGCGIGIERLTRYILGLEHIEKARLFAKSPGKISI, encoded by the coding sequence ATGGAAAGGTTAGAAAAAAGAAAGGTTGATACAGTTTCATTGGTAAAGTCATATGTTGAGAATGATTACTATTCTAATTTATTAATCATTCAATCATCTATTTTACAGTCTATGAGAGAATTTATGATTTCTGAAGGTTTTTTAGAAATTTTACCAGTTATCATTTCTCCTATAACAGATCCACTTAATCATGATATTTTTGATGCATCGATCGATTACTATGGTTATTCATATTCTATTACTAAATCGATGATACTTCAAAAACAGGTGAGCACATTAGTTACAGATAGAATTTTTTCTATGTCTCCTAATTTGAGGTTAGAATTAGAAAATCGTTATGAAGACAAAAGACATCTTATTGAGTTTGTTCAAATGGACATGGAAGTTGCTAATGCAAAAAGAGAAGAAGTTATGGATATTATGGAAAGACTTTTGATTCGAATTATTTCTGAGATCACTGTAAAACACACAAAAATCATTGAAAAATATAATTCTGGTTTAGTCATTCCTAAAAAGAACTTTAAAAGAATTAGAGTTCAAGACGCAATTGAAAAATATGGAGATTCTTATGAAAAAATATTGTCAGCAAATGCAAAAGAACCTTTCTGGTTAATCGATATTCCGATTATGGACAGAGAATTTTATGATAAACAAAATCCTAATGACCCAGATTTTTTATTAGACTTTGATCTGATTTATCCTTTTGGCTATGGAGAGGCAATATCTGGTGGTGAAAGAGAACATGAATATGATCAAATTATAAAAAGAATGGATTTAAAAGGAAACTCAAAAAATATATTTAAAGATTATCTCGATTTATCAAAGGAAGGCCTTTTAAAACCAACTGCTGGTTGTGGAATTGGAATTGAAAGATTGACAAGATATATCCTTGGTTTGGAGCATATCGAAAAAGCACGATTATTTGCTAAATCTCCCGGTAAAATCTCTATATAA